The following are from one region of the Falco biarmicus isolate bFalBia1 chromosome 1, bFalBia1.pri, whole genome shotgun sequence genome:
- the C1H4orf19 gene encoding uncharacterized protein C4orf19 homolog, whose product MGCRCCKMIQSYIFDPEEVQSPGRIHEVNSYEHNEQGGNKSKFKENSKIQECKNELQKDELNRPENRNQVNSTKETLWNHRGNDFQEDGLVKCVAKLDVAVNSGTSCAGVHSMLNPNTNTVKEASEQGTSSQSEASLVTNKDFYTKSNRSGQELELEAGRQAKAACNEPNSIQDENSGSAEDKGSAILETQDNAIQLPDVDYPQNGKQTRNYVEKYSFPVNCAHSDQNAGPSAIQDQDFCVIPPLPMKESSIEPFKTYSTSLSEGITGSITAVAVTKVAQAPTHPKYKDINGETEDEDAEVAAALAALEAATAGEDLEDDDEY is encoded by the exons ATGGGGTGCAGGTGCTGCAAAATGATACAAAG CTATATTTTTGATCCAGAAGAAGTACAGTCGCCTGGACGCATTCATGAAGTAAACAGCTATGAACACAATGAGCAAGGTGGCAATAAATCCAAATTCAAAGAGAACAGTAAAATTCAAGAATGTAAAAATGAACTCCAGAAGGATGAGCTAAATAGACCAGAAAATAGAAATCAGGTAAATAGCACAAAAGAAACTCTCTGGAACCACAGAGGCAATGATTTTCAAGAAGATGGACTTGTGAAGTGTGTTGCAAAGCTTGATGTTGCAGTCAATAGTGGCACCTCCTGTGCTGGAGTGCACTCCATGCTCAACCCCAACACAAACACAGTGAAAGAAGCCAGTGAACAGGGAACATCCAGCCAGTCAGAGGCTTCTTTAGTCACCAATAAAGACTTCTACACCAAATCAAATAGGTCTGGGCAGGAACTTGAACTAGAGGCAGGTAGGCAGGCAAAGGCAGCCTGCAATGAACCAAACAGTATTCAAGATGAGAACTCTGGGTCTGCAGAAGACAAAGGAAGTGCAATATTGGAGACACAAGACAATGCCATACAACTGCCAGATGTTGATTATCCCCAAAATGGCAAACAAACCAGGAACTATGTTGAAAAATATAGCTTTCCAGTCAATTGTGCACATTCAGACCAAAATGCTGGGCCTTCAGCAATACAGGACCAGGACTTTTGTGTAATCCCACCTTTGCCTATGAAGGAGAGCAGTATTGAACCTTTTAAAACTTACTCCACAAGTTTGAGTGAGGGTATTACTGGTAGTATCACTGCTGTGGCTGTTACCAAAGTAGCACAGGCACCCACACACCCCAAATATAAAGACATTAATGGAGAAACTGAAGATGAAGATGCAGAagttgcagcagctctggctgcactGGAGGCTGCAACTGCAGGGGAAGACCTGGAAGATGACGATGAGTACTAG